The genomic window aataggtgtgaccgatcacattTAATTTTGCCAGGAAGGATACTCTTGATGTTCTGTTTGTAAGTATGATTTATGTCGTCTTTTTTGTGAATTAATGTGAGTATTGCTGATGGGACTTTTGGGATGTTGCATGTAGAAAATATTGTTGTGCGAATAGTATTTTTGAGGGTAGCCTAAGTCTGTTTTCCGCTATTCTTTCCCCTAATGATGGGAGTCCTGATTCGGTTAACATGTTCTTTACAGGGGTAATGTCGAATGTGTTTATGCTGCTCCTGACCGCTTGGTTTGATGATGTTTAGTGTAGTTTTCGGTTTGATGATGTTCATATCAATGTCGAGGGTTCAGGTCCGAACTAACTTCTTCCTCTAGCAGTGCTTtgcctcatccaataggtgcggtcACATCACAATGTCTTTAAAGACACCTACAATAAGCGTGTGTAGAAAGCCTTATCAGGTGTTTTTATTTATAGAGCAAGAGCCCGAGACTGCCAGGCCTTCGACATTTTATAAAAGCTAAAATTTTGTCAGCGCATACTTTCACTTGAAGTAGGAATGTTGGTACAGTATGAAGCTAGAAGTTAcattcgtcattttataaaggctgattttcatatatatacTTTTATCGAAAGTATGCGCTGACGAAATTTgagcttttataaaatgacgaaggtacggcagtcacgggctcttagactTTTATAAAACATGTAAGATATAACACTTCCGTATAAATTAAGTACATCtttacgaaaaaaatttaataatctttggaccaattgcagttaaAGATGACAGTTCCCATACGATTGGTGTTGAATTCGGCTCACGTATCGTCAATGTTGGTGGTAAATCTGTTAAGTTACAGATTTGGGATACAGCAGGCCAAGAGCGTTTCCGTTCTGTAACTCGTTCGTATTACCGAGGCGCCGCAGGAGCTCTACTAGTTTATGATACAACCTCCCGTGACTCCTTCAATGCACTTACCAATTGGTTAAATGATGCACGAACCTTAGCCAGTCCAAATATTGTTATTCTGTTGGTTGGTAATAAAAAAGATTTGGAAGATGAACGTGATGTAACATTTTTGGAAGCTAGTACTTTTGCACAGGAAAATGGTAAGTTAATAGAAATGCAAAACGTAGTGCATACATATCAGGGTTTGGCATAGTACACTAAACCTTAAGTGATATTGAAAATAATTACTCACCACTACACTGTCGtccttaaaataaatttagtaaCGGTTAAGAGATAAAAGTTTATATCGCACATTTTATAGTAAACAGatgaaatacaaaatttaattttgttggaaaaacagttttattttttcttagaGTTCCATTTTAAAAATGGGATTCTATGGCTGGGTGCGAGTTTGGCTAAATTACGACCTAAattgagaaaaaacctaaatcactggaaaatgTCGGTAAAGCagtggaaaataaaaaatttaaattttttcgagtatACTTTTCAATCTAAATTAAAAtgtcaaatataaacaaacaaaaatcaattttttcagtgaaaaaaagaaaacacaaataaaaattaCCTTTGGACAAACAAAATGCAGATCAGTGGATGTGTCTCATGGCCAGTGAAGTGTTAAGAGTGTATATTGTGTATTAGATGGTATGACGCACTCTCAATAATAGTGGCCTCATACGTTTCGCCCCAAGCAAAACTTATTTGGGGCACACCGCGCATACAGCTGACTGAACTCAAAGGCCCAATGTAAATAGTCCTTATAAGTAATACGCCCACTTTCTTGTGTTAGTGGAAGCCCTAATAAATAAGCTTCTTCACCCGGCCATACGATTACCGTGAGTCAGCTTCTGCTTATTCCTTGGATTATCCGTAGCCTTTGCTGCGCAAACATGCATAAATGTAGCAAAATGTGTAAATATGTAATTTAATGTtcgttttggtttttttgtttggcataaacaaacaatttaaatTGTCAAATGAAttcgcacagttttgacaattttttcctaaattgttgcagtgctggaaagttccagtggaatattagtttaggtacctaaaatttaggcgaactagCACCCAGCCTATGTCTCATATTTTGATCTATTTGAGTATTCCTTAAATGTAAGCTAATCTCGTCAGTTGgttgttttgttttgttgattttccaacagATCTACCCTatgatgatgtatattggaacgattttgcgtcatccttgtcaaatttggtttcaagacaaaccggtttcgttctgatctgttgtcgtttgtcctgtatttatagttcgtaggtacatgcgcaggtattgtcaaaattgatgcttgtgtatatttagttatgtgtatgtgctgtgtgttcattcagaaccgagggtggtttttactgatcgatttgtgtggctgactgaggcaggtaaaaatccgtaattttagtcgtttgaccttctttgtgggtttgttgttttggtgcgttaatcgttttgtgtttatttgttgttgtgtctttgtctgttgtacctgtgtgattactttgtttcttgtaaataagttttaaaagcttgaatattgtgtcagaaattgtgtttatctgttcgtttattattctaccgtcgaatgttttctgtttgtagatttccatgttttcgagtacgttgagatgtcggcattttgcttgtatgtgaaggaccctaactgttttattgatgtttgatGGGGagcattcattttcgaccatgtgattggcgaagttagactctggtataatgtttggactccgtgtttttttttttgctgtaatctctaatgtgttctctgaacctcgttcttatttgccgtcctgtttgccctatgtaactatgttggcttccgcaggtaagcttgtatacgccgtggctgctaaacggatcctctgagtttgtgttagttcttagttttcgccctagattgttcgatgtttgaacgctgtgttaatgttgtattttttaatgaagtttgccaatttatatgttgcttttccagtatatgtcatagtcgtccaggtgttattattttccttttcattatttcttttcggCCCTCCATGCATCCTTCTGaccttatctactagtgcttttttatatccgtcgtttgcagcaatgttatatatgacttcaagctctgcctgtaagaggtgttctttcaagtctatgtaccaaatgccttaagcctgcatttttatgctgttgggggtgatttgaggtattatgtattattgtgtcggtggccgttggctttctatatatggcatagttaaatcttttggcttctttatcaatatttatcgtgaggtctaaatagttgattcctccgtctttttcggtttccattgtaaattttatatttccgtgctgcttgttgaggtactccagtacaagctcttcgttattagtagttaaaacgcatattatgtcatccacgtatctagcataaaatgacacgcctaatttggacttcagctcctgtatgtacttttcttccttttccataagaatggctgatgtggggcttaCCATTCCAAGAccatttgtttgtctatatattttattgttgaattgaaaatagttttgatgtaaagtggttcttagcgtatttgtgatttgcatacttttcactttgtttttttgtattatgaactattgttgagctaactatgtccaaagtctccgatagtggtattgatgggtataaatattttatgtcaaaagataccaatttgttgTTCTTTGTTAACTgtacggtctcaagtttctctattagttctgttgtgttagctattgtatattcgttccttagctccagagtatctttcaatatcgtttttaaatatttggacagtttgtaacatggtgccgatttaaaattaatgatgggcctcattggcgtgtccggcttgttgatttttggtagcgcaatcagtggaggagccgaagtgTTCATTTTGatcaatctatgtgccatgttagaatctactatatttgttgaattttttatagcaactttgatttgtttttggtattcatccaTGGGATACTCtcttattctacgacatttcatttcatcTATCAGTTCTTCGGTTTTGGCTATATAttcctctttttcgattagcacaatggcgtttcctttgtccgctttcgttgtgacaatattgtttttccttatttatgtcgtagattctttattgttttctcttctgCATTAGCTTTTTTTTCCGTTCTGTGCTTTCacttccttttttattatttccctgcacatgtgtcttgcgtgctcctgttcctcctgtggtatcaatgatattgcgatctccgaaTCTACAATCGCCTGccccgtttttcttactgtattttggtccatgatattgtgcttcaggcccttttcgagaagttgtgcctcttcctttgGGATGGCCACTCTAAATATACACCAGCATCagttttgacaatacctgctcatgtacctacgaactataaatatagGACAAACGACaatagatcagaacgaaaatcgacactgatgatggcacaacgccgaaaccggtttgcctcgaaaccaaatttaacaagggatgacggaaaatcgttccaatatgcatCAGTTGGTTATGTTTGCTGGTTATAAAATCTAAAAGAGTTGAAATTTTtgaatcagtttacaataaaacgtgagaTATGATGGATAACGGGATATTTTGCTTGCCTTTTCAAAgagtttttttatacccagctgtacttgtacacagggtattataattttgattggataacggttggttgtacaggtataaaggaatcgacatagatatagacttccatatatcaaaatcatcagtatcgaaaaaaagtttgattaagccatatccgcccgtccgtccatccgtctgtccgtccggtAACAGCATAACTTGATcacatattgagatatcttcaccggtTATACCGgcttatctggacgcagaatagattggtattgaaaataaaatcggacgataaccactcccactttttcgatatcgaaaatttagaaaaatggaaaaaattagacttcaaaaacgaataccgctaagctaatgacagttggttttatgacgcaaaacattaaTTCCAaaacatttgactgatattctacctcagtagtggaatggttgagctaagaacaaaacttaaacaaattttgaaaatgggtgtgacccgcCTTTTTGTTTCTTCCCaatatacttttaatgccataagtcgaacaaaaatctcccaatccgaacgaaatttggtataaacatttttttaatggctATAACTGTTGAACTGAATTTTTACACTCTCATTCcattagtggtagcctctgtctcctttttgcttcttttgaacaaAAATGAGTTCACAAAagaaccatatacatatgtattattgcgcagccttataacactattaaccatacaaattcttacttgtttttaatattaacTTGAAGTCCAAATTCTTCTAAAAATATTTGGAGATTGAATAACGCAACAATTGGAGTTTTAAAATCTGCTTAAAAGAAATGAACATGAAATTCACGCATTAGTACTAAATCGATTTTGAGTAATTTCGATTCAAACATTGGATAATAGCTCCGTTTGCT from Eurosta solidaginis isolate ZX-2024a chromosome 3, ASM4086904v1, whole genome shotgun sequence includes these protein-coding regions:
- the Rab4 gene encoding ras-related protein Rab-4B — encoded protein: MSESYDYLFKFLIIGSAGSGKSCLLHHFIENKFKDDSSHTIGVEFGSRIVNVGGKSVKLQIWDTAGQERFRSVTRSYYRGAAGALLVYDTTSRDSFNALTNWLNDARTLASPNIVILLVGNKKDLEDERDVTFLEASTFAQENELIFLETSAKTGENVEEAFLKCSKTILAKIESGELDPERIGSGIQYGGAALRNLQTRQRSNNKSDCGCRV